In one window of Poriferisphaera corsica DNA:
- a CDS encoding AAA family ATPase yields MQSLQPLRDNIARCFFGNPKAVDRIITCLIAQGHLLIEDVPGVGKTMLASALAKSIDGSIARIQLTPDMLPADILGVTIFDQHKTEFNFKPGPIFANIVLADEINRTTPRTQSALLEVMSESQISIDGTTHHLPPPFCVIATQNPYEFEGTYFLPESQLDRFLMRISLGYPSPEDEAQVLTRDPSRTELKSLKPVMSIQTIIELQQQAQNITIDQTLIDYIVAIANASRTNDQIQIGVSTRGSLALIHAAKATALLNSRDYVTPDDIADNIIPVLAHRITPKNYIHDTGGITSQRIMQQIIESVAAPV; encoded by the coding sequence ATGCAAAGCCTACAACCACTTCGTGACAATATCGCCCGATGCTTCTTCGGCAACCCCAAGGCCGTTGACCGAATCATCACCTGCCTCATCGCTCAAGGACACCTCCTCATTGAGGACGTCCCCGGCGTTGGCAAAACCATGCTCGCATCCGCACTCGCCAAATCAATCGACGGCTCCATCGCCCGCATACAACTCACCCCAGACATGCTCCCCGCAGACATCCTCGGCGTCACCATCTTCGATCAGCACAAAACTGAATTCAACTTCAAGCCCGGCCCCATCTTCGCCAACATCGTCCTCGCCGACGAAATCAACCGCACAACACCGAGAACCCAATCAGCCCTCCTTGAAGTCATGTCTGAATCACAAATCTCAATCGACGGCACGACACACCACCTCCCACCACCATTCTGCGTCATCGCCACACAAAACCCCTATGAATTCGAAGGCACATACTTCCTCCCCGAATCCCAGCTCGACCGGTTCCTCATGCGCATCTCCCTCGGCTACCCCTCACCCGAAGACGAAGCACAAGTCCTCACACGCGACCCTTCACGCACCGAACTCAAAAGCCTCAAACCCGTCATGTCCATCCAGACCATCATCGAGCTTCAGCAACAAGCCCAGAACATCACCATTGATCAAACACTCATCGACTATATCGTCGCCATCGCCAATGCTTCACGCACCAACGACCAAATCCAAATCGGCGTCTCAACCCGCGGTTCACTCGCACTCATCCACGCTGCCAAAGCAACCGCACTCCTCAACTCCCGCGACTACGTCACACCTGACGACATCGCCGACAACATCATCCCCGTCCTCGCTCACCGCATCACACCCAAAAACTACATCCA
- the cdaA gene encoding diadenylate cyclase CdaA — translation MSERFNQLWGRIESYVSTQPFQVFVELAIIWLVVYVIWRFLRGTRGARVIKGLAVILVAVVLINFISSGSKFERLDFLSSNFLTVVSLMLVIVFQPELRRALVRLGEANFFKQTGLRKARLIEEVLASVAYMSRNKIGALIAIERQVGLRGVVEAGTSLNAEISRELLQTIFWPGSALHDMGVVIRGDHIAAAGVQFPLAEGEKIPSELGSRHRAAIGLSQEADALVIVVSEETGIIGLAERGELRRGFTIDELRPVLTKELGKLNIDVVDDEIAAGVGGVESGGVEGKKKKVKEKKTEEGG, via the coding sequence GTGTCAGAACGTTTTAACCAGCTTTGGGGGCGAATTGAGAGCTATGTGAGCACCCAGCCGTTCCAGGTGTTTGTGGAGCTGGCGATCATATGGTTGGTTGTATACGTGATATGGCGATTTTTGAGGGGTACGAGGGGGGCGCGTGTAATTAAAGGGCTGGCGGTCATTCTTGTTGCGGTGGTGTTGATCAATTTTATTAGTAGCGGTAGCAAGTTTGAGCGGCTGGATTTTTTGTCGAGCAACTTTTTGACGGTCGTTTCGTTGATGCTGGTGATTGTGTTTCAGCCAGAATTAAGGCGAGCGTTGGTTCGGTTGGGTGAAGCGAATTTCTTCAAGCAGACAGGTCTTAGGAAGGCAAGGTTGATTGAGGAGGTTTTGGCGTCAGTGGCGTATATGTCACGGAACAAGATTGGGGCACTGATCGCGATTGAGCGCCAGGTAGGATTACGCGGGGTCGTTGAGGCGGGGACGAGCTTGAATGCAGAGATTAGCCGAGAGTTGCTGCAGACGATATTCTGGCCGGGGAGTGCGCTGCATGATATGGGGGTTGTGATTCGGGGTGATCATATTGCAGCGGCAGGTGTGCAGTTCCCACTAGCTGAGGGGGAGAAAATACCTTCAGAATTGGGTTCACGGCACAGAGCAGCGATTGGATTGTCACAAGAGGCGGATGCGCTGGTAATTGTGGTGAGTGAGGAGACGGGGATCATCGGGCTGGCAGAACGGGGGGAATTACGTCGCGGCTTCACGATTGACGAGCTACGCCCTGTGTTGACGAAAGAACTTGGGAAGCTGAATATTGATGTGGTGGATGATGAGATTGCAGCTGGTGTGGGCGGGGTCGAGAGTGGTGGTGTTGAGGGGAAGAAAAAGAAGGTGAAGGAAAAGAAGACTGAAGAGGGTGGATGA
- a CDS encoding YbbR-like domain-containing protein, which produces MKKKLLDNLTTIFAVTAITLLVWLWAESRNIVQDKLPDVRVRFVSSQADEPLRITVDGKSGEKADEQTVSVTYRASRGEESQLLDAISKMGTIMLPVHEGDTVVSLKTLLSESEVFKPYVVNIVSTDPASAEVTVLPLVTKIVPVKVKANGPIKLEATAEPSEVAVTLPGMYASQLTEMTAYLQQEVYGDAEENVPQSERGVPLSGPYWFHEVDPIVNPSTVQVNFTVTKQTEKYTLPTVPIYVSAAPSLLQRYEINLPEDQQVLKNVELEGPADVIGMIKRGEKRIVAEIRPTAAELEGGIKYVALHINTPDQVKVISPLPQIPVTVVVREGSGAVQGLGSSMQLR; this is translated from the coding sequence ATGAAGAAAAAGTTGCTGGACAATCTGACGACGATATTTGCTGTGACGGCGATCACACTACTTGTGTGGTTGTGGGCGGAGAGTCGTAATATTGTGCAGGACAAGTTGCCGGATGTGCGGGTGAGGTTTGTGTCATCGCAAGCAGATGAGCCGTTACGCATTACGGTGGACGGAAAGTCAGGCGAGAAGGCTGACGAGCAGACGGTTTCTGTGACGTATCGCGCATCGAGGGGAGAGGAATCACAATTATTAGATGCGATTTCGAAGATGGGCACGATCATGTTGCCGGTGCATGAGGGGGACACGGTTGTGTCGTTGAAGACGTTGTTGAGTGAGAGTGAGGTTTTTAAGCCTTACGTTGTGAATATTGTGTCGACGGATCCGGCGTCAGCAGAAGTGACGGTATTGCCATTGGTGACGAAGATTGTGCCAGTGAAGGTGAAAGCGAATGGGCCGATCAAGCTTGAGGCAACGGCTGAACCGAGTGAGGTTGCGGTGACGTTACCGGGGATGTATGCATCGCAGTTGACGGAGATGACGGCTTATTTACAGCAAGAGGTTTATGGCGATGCTGAGGAGAATGTGCCGCAGAGTGAGCGTGGTGTGCCGTTGAGTGGGCCGTATTGGTTCCATGAGGTTGACCCGATTGTGAACCCGAGTACGGTGCAGGTAAATTTTACGGTGACGAAGCAGACGGAGAAGTACACGTTGCCGACGGTTCCGATTTATGTGAGCGCGGCGCCATCACTGTTGCAACGGTATGAGATTAATTTGCCTGAGGATCAGCAGGTATTGAAGAATGTTGAGTTGGAAGGGCCTGCGGATGTGATTGGGATGATCAAGCGGGGAGAGAAGCGAATTGTGGCGGAGATTCGGCCGACAGCGGCTGAGTTGGAGGGTGGGATTAAGTATGTGGCATTGCATATCAATACGCCGGATCAAGTGAAGGTGATCTCGCCGTTGCCGCAGATTCCGGTGACGGTAGTGGTGAGAGAGGGTAGCGGTGCGGTGCAGGGATTGGGAAGCAGTATGCAGTTGCGGTGA
- a CDS encoding glutamate-5-semialdehyde dehydrogenase, with protein MSTAAMNIPAYCEELGLKAQAASRALADVSGARRDDALRAIAAAIRANAQTLKRENKKDLEAGEANGLSSAMLDRLKIDDAGVEKIAKAVEEVAAQGDPLGAVLEGKVLPNGIKLQKLRVPIGVVLIIFESRPNVTSDAAALCLKSGNACVLRGGKEAVHSNKAIAKCVQEGLSKAGLDPNAVQLVETTDRAAVGELLRQEETIDLCIPRGGKSLIRAVVEQAHIPVIKHYNGICHTYVDGDCDEQMAVDLCVNGKTQRTGVCNATETILLHNDVVESGLAKKICDALVAKSCEIRGCEKTQAICSAAKAATEEDWGEEYLDLIVSIKIVDSIDEAIGHINQYGSKHTDAIVTTQIKAAEKFTKLVDTANAFVNCSTRFSDGGEYGLGAEIGISTDKLHSRGPMGAADLTTYKWVAYGDGQIRG; from the coding sequence ATGAGTACAGCAGCAATGAATATACCGGCTTATTGTGAAGAATTGGGATTGAAAGCTCAGGCGGCAAGTCGTGCGCTGGCGGATGTGTCAGGCGCGAGGCGTGATGATGCGCTTCGGGCGATCGCAGCGGCGATACGTGCGAATGCACAGACGCTGAAGCGTGAGAATAAGAAAGATCTTGAGGCGGGTGAAGCGAACGGGCTTAGCTCGGCGATGCTTGACCGGCTGAAGATTGATGATGCGGGTGTGGAGAAGATTGCGAAAGCGGTTGAGGAAGTTGCGGCTCAGGGAGATCCGCTGGGTGCTGTGCTTGAGGGGAAGGTGTTGCCGAACGGGATCAAGTTGCAGAAACTTCGGGTGCCGATCGGTGTGGTGCTGATTATTTTTGAAAGTCGGCCGAATGTTACGAGCGACGCGGCGGCGCTGTGTCTGAAGAGTGGGAATGCTTGTGTACTGCGCGGCGGTAAGGAAGCGGTGCACTCAAATAAGGCGATTGCGAAGTGTGTACAGGAAGGGCTGTCGAAGGCCGGCCTTGATCCGAATGCTGTGCAGTTGGTTGAGACGACAGATCGTGCGGCGGTGGGTGAACTGCTACGCCAAGAAGAGACGATCGATTTGTGTATACCACGCGGTGGCAAGAGCTTGATTCGTGCGGTTGTTGAGCAGGCACATATTCCTGTGATTAAGCATTACAACGGGATCTGCCATACGTATGTGGATGGGGATTGTGATGAGCAGATGGCTGTTGATTTGTGTGTGAATGGCAAAACGCAACGGACGGGTGTTTGCAATGCAACCGAGACGATCTTGCTTCACAATGATGTGGTTGAAAGCGGATTAGCGAAGAAGATTTGTGATGCACTTGTTGCGAAGAGTTGTGAGATTCGCGGATGTGAGAAGACTCAGGCGATTTGCAGTGCGGCGAAGGCTGCGACGGAAGAGGATTGGGGTGAAGAGTATCTGGACCTGATCGTGTCGATCAAAATTGTGGACTCGATTGATGAAGCAATCGGGCATATTAATCAGTATGGTTCAAAGCATACGGATGCGATTGTGACAACGCAGATTAAGGCAGCAGAGAAGTTTACGAAGCTGGTTGATACGGCGAATGCTTTTGTTAATTGTTCGACGCGATTCAGTGATGGTGGTGAGTATGGATTAGGTGCTGAGATTGGTATCAGTACTGACAAACTGCATTCACGCGGGCCGATGGGTGCGGCGGATTTGACGACGTATAAGTGGGTGGCGTATGGCGATGGCCAGATACGTGGGTGA
- a CDS encoding HAD-IA family hydrolase, producing MCDCKIELVVFDLGRVLVRICDDWGEAFERAGFVVPEEVKGLLETGVVGEAKEALLKNEVGAIGSEAFYEIYGQLFGVEKDVVAKVGKCYLQGKFEGVDELIADLKAVGVKTACLSNTNEAHWEIMMGRDVGCGCDEDQGGELGGNSALPLGELDFAWASHLMGDRKPNESIYWMAESLAGIKGERILFFDDLLKNVEAAKGCGWRAERIGDRDDPVGEMRGHLRAYGLLD from the coding sequence ATGTGTGATTGTAAGATTGAGCTTGTGGTTTTTGATTTGGGGCGGGTGTTGGTGCGGATTTGTGATGACTGGGGGGAAGCATTTGAGCGGGCGGGGTTTGTGGTGCCTGAGGAGGTGAAGGGGCTATTGGAGACGGGGGTTGTTGGGGAGGCGAAGGAGGCGTTATTGAAAAATGAAGTAGGGGCGATTGGCTCTGAGGCTTTTTATGAAATCTATGGGCAACTGTTTGGGGTAGAGAAGGATGTAGTTGCAAAGGTGGGCAAGTGTTATTTGCAAGGGAAGTTTGAGGGAGTGGATGAATTGATTGCGGATTTGAAGGCTGTCGGGGTAAAGACGGCATGTTTGTCGAATACGAATGAAGCGCATTGGGAAATTATGATGGGGCGGGATGTGGGGTGTGGGTGTGATGAGGATCAAGGAGGGGAACTGGGTGGGAATAGTGCCCTGCCCTTGGGGGAATTGGATTTTGCGTGGGCGAGTCATTTGATGGGAGATCGGAAGCCGAATGAGAGTATTTACTGGATGGCGGAGAGCTTGGCGGGCATAAAAGGGGAGCGGATTTTGTTTTTTGATGATCTGCTTAAGAATGTGGAGGCGGCGAAAGGCTGCGGATGGCGGGCGGAGCGGATTGGTGATCGGGATGATCCGGTGGGTGAGATGCGTGGGCATCTGCGGGCATATGGGTTGCTGGATTGA